The Cottoperca gobio chromosome 22, fCotGob3.1, whole genome shotgun sequence genome contains a region encoding:
- the rab3gap2 gene encoding rab3 GTPase-activating protein non-catalytic subunit isoform X2, with the protein MSCSLLEFCRLHELKTVRDYLFQSQKNEPVEEKNQTENDLSWETSEWESAWDSGENKEEEATSATMVEEEPTGQRSPWLQDCVVSLSPCSDLLVVAREQKAVFLSAKWRTDDGGREEMTLAVSWTGTLSTDEGECVSSSICIPLASQKRSSTGRPDWTCVVVGFTSGYVRFYTENGVLLLAQLLHEDPVLRLKCRTYEIPRHPGVTEQHEELSILYPAALVTIDGFSLFQSLRACRNQVARAVYVHPAAAAGSDVIQPPPLAYKKWGLQDMDTIVDHSSVGVMTLCVFDQMKNASILGGFNASVKGNPPAMSQYVTVGGGPYTGFFYAVEGSSQPLLSHVALAVASKLTSALFSAASGWLGWNKHKNEEEAVQKHKPKVEPATPLGIRFGLPDSRRHGESICLSPCNTLAGVTDDFGRVTLLDLARGIAIRMWKGYRDAQLGWLQVPEERGDREFSPSTSLPRRHALFLVIYAPRRGILEVWGMQQGPRVGAFTVGKHCRLLYAGYRLMGVNSVTSKGWQLHTQQVCLLDPVTGALRTVNIPFHLALSDKKSERAKDMHLLKKLTTVLRSRQVEPDILESEAKSALLDIKHPAIKKQALESLLSNKNAPVSCLTNITSALYDTLQQQDPEEVDPALLQLCSSQLKLLQLYTDIQHLHSAADMEACSKNDSLEGIEDELSRVGPTLQRYAQLTLRPSVSFAQDSPDSTLPAQVFLSQMECTEDEELRVIRCSDTEWTQLGNFMFWGCLCGKSPLYKVCDTLQQAGISPQQLLSLLLSVWLQREKEVLQKPEETVRNLHTLLIALSNMKGAVEESWDPQSISPWWQQVRFTCIQSHNAAAALLAAFVAHRATKASITSRADSKLQLEWEAVSLELEQWVVCVRQLEDVLVLQTLLLVPPQGAAGGAAAQCSIKTLLEGGTGGIADSVSKWVFRHNLAPERLKEILQKKEEEDEKLEQKAGEEGKEPEEKSQEDTDRTAELLVAVCQRFPHSLSPDLLFAHCCWEYVVQWNKDPEEGQYLWCAVEHLKLVSSPHIQLGISAMMWSTFIVKRFSAAAFLLEKVGKAPKDRLCRRDVGMGDKAMTSFLGCCVQLLQILMEVTGVLVKDQSHLSFIDYYADSAVEEVPAPELSVEEVWCGAEGPASLAELALEQRGVHYPLVQHHCLVASLLHAAMTFSLKVKPLSLFDSKGKNAFFRDLTTIQLMPSGDMDPGLVSQRQEFLLRVLSGWVQAINDPSSSASGTRSPSPPSSGPKADWWPSLCLDLGSLLQVNPDILRRHLVCELYNEGLDPRAEEVMLEVEDKDVLGSQLLVLTGQRLSYSLLHSQSQTQAAMELLARLPPTLCTWLKAMDPSELRCPMVPLSQTSRLVGRLIEILPENHAQYSLALHLLEAVEVLTTEG; encoded by the exons ATGTCCTGCAGCTTATTGGAGTTTTGTCGGCTCCATGAGCTGAAAACGGTCAGGGACTACTTGTTCCAGAGTCAGAAAAACGAGCCAGTGGAGGAGAAGAATCAAACAG AAAATGACCTGTCCTGGGAGACCTCTGAGTGGGAGTCGGCATGGGATAGTGGTGAAAACAAAGAGGAGGAAGCCACTTCTGCCACAATG gtggaggaggagcccacaggtcagaggtcaccctGGCTGCAGGACTGTGTAGTGTCCCTGTCGCCCTGCTCTGACCTGCTGGTAGTGGCCCGCGAACAGAAGGCTGTCTTTCTCTCAG CTAAGTGGCGTACAGATGACGGCGGCAGAGAGGAAATGACCCTGGCTGTGTCTTGGACTGGAACCCTCAGCACGGACGAAGG agagtgtgtgagcAGCTCCATCTGTATACCTTTGGCAAGCCAGAAGAG gagctCCACAGGGCGGCCTGATTGGACATGTGTAGTCGTGGGTTTCACTTCCGGCTATGTCCGCTTCTACACAGAG AACGGAGTTCTTCTCCTGGCCCAGCTGCTGCATGAGGACCCTGTGTTGAGGCTCAAGTGTCGCACATATGAGATCCCTCGTCATCCTGGAGTGACTGAGCAg CATGAAGAGTTAAGTATCCTCTACCCTGCTGCTCTGGTCACTATCGATGGCTTCAGCCTCTTTCAGTCTCTGCGTGCCTGCAGGAACCAGGTGgcaagag CTGTGTATGTCCATccagcggcagcagcaggcagTGATGTGATCCAGCCTCCTCCCCTGGCCTATAAGAAGTGGGGTCTGCAGGACATGGACACCATTGTGGACCACAGTAGTGTGG GCGTtatgacactgtgtgtgtttgaccagATGAAGAATGCATCTATCCTGGGGGGGTTTAATGCTTCAGTCAAGGGAAACCCCCCCGCCATGAGCCAGTATGTCACTGTGGGAGGTGGGCCGTACACAGGCTTTTTCTATGCTGTAGAG GGAAGCTCccagcctctcctctctcacgtGGCTCTGGCTGTGGCCAGTAAACTCACCTCAGCCCTCTTCAGTGctgccag TGGATGGTTGGGTTGGAACAAGCACAAGAATGAAGAGGAGGCTGTTCAGAAACATAAGCCCAAGGTGGAGCCTGCTACGCCCTTGGGGATCAG GTTTGGTCTCCCAGACTCTCGTCGCCACGGGGAGTCCATCTGCCTGTCCCCCTGCAACACGCTGGCTGGAGTGACGGATGACTTTGGTCGTGTCACGCTGCTGGACTTGGCCAGGGGCATTGCCATCCGCATGTGGAAAG GTTACCGAGATGCTCAGCTGGGTTGGCTGCAGGTTCCAGAGGAGCGAGGCGATCGGGAGTTCTCCCCCTCTACCTCCCTCCCCAGACGCCATGCTTTGTTCCTGGTCATCTACGCACCCCGCAGGGGAATCCTGGAGGTGTGGGGGATGCAGCAGGGGCCTCGAGTCGGAGCTTTCACTGTGGGCAAACACTGCAG GTTGCTGTATGCTGGCTACCGTCTGATGGGGGTTAACAGTGTGACCAGTAAGGGCTGGCAGCTCCACACCCAGCAGGTGTGTCTGCTGGATCCCGTCACAGGAGCTTTGAGGACAGTGAACATCCCCTTCCACCTGGCCCTCAG TGACAAGAAGAGCGAGCGAGCCAAAGATATGCACCTGTTAAAGAAACTGACTACTGTACTCAGGAGCAGACAGGTGGAGCCTG ATATTTTGGAGAGCGAAGCCAAAAGTGCGCTGCTTGACATCAAACACCCCGCCATTAAGAAGCAg GCTTTGGAGTCTCTGCTGTCTAATAAGAATGCTCCTGTCTCATGTCTTACTAACATCACAAGCGCCTTATATGACACTCTGCAGCAACAAG ACCCTGAGGAAGTGGATCCAGCATTACTCCAGCTCTGCTCTTCACAGCTGAAATTGCTTCAGCTCTACACTGACATCCAGCACCTGCACTCTGCTGCAGACATGGAGGCCTGCTCTAAAAAT GACTCCCTAGAAGGCATAGAGGATGAATTGTCCCGTGTTGGTCCTACCTTGCAGCGCTACGCCCAGCTCACCTTGAGACCCAGTGTGTCCTTCGCCCAGGACTCGCCTGACTCCACCCTGCCTGCCcaagtctttctctctcagatgGAGTGCACCGAGGACGAGGAGTTGAGGGTCATCCGCTGCTCTGATACGGAATGGACTCAGCTAG GGAACTTTATGTTCTGGGGTTGTCTGTGTGGAAAGAGCCCACTTTATAAAGTCTGTGACACACTGCAGCAGGCTGGCATCAGTCCACAGCAGCTACTG TCTCTTTTGCTAAGTGTGTGGTTgcaaagagagaaggaggtgcTGCAGAAACCAGAAGAAACTGttagaaatctacacacactACTCATCGCCCTCAGCAACatgaaag gTGCAGTTGAGGAGTCATGGGACCCCCAGTCTATTTCTCCCTGGTGGCAGCAAGTTCGCTTTACATGCATCCAGTCCCACAATGCTGCCGCTGCTCTGCTGGCTGCCTTCGTTGCTCACCGCGCTACCAAGGCTAGCATCACAAGCCGGGCTGACAGCAAG TTGCAGTTAGAGTGGGAGGCTGTGTCCCTGGAGTTGGAGCAGTGGGTTGTGTGTGTTCGCCAGCTAGAGGATGTTTTGGTGCTGCAGACTCTACTGTTGGTGCCTCCTCAGGGAGCAGCAGGAGGCGCTGCAGCACAGTGCTCCATCAAAACGCTGCTGGAGGGAGGCACAG GTGGCATTGCTGACAGTGTCTCCAAGTGGGTGTTCAGGCACAACTTGGCTCCTGAGCGACTAAAGGAAATTCTccagaagaaagaagaggaagatgaaaaaCTGGAGCAGAAGGCcggagaagaaggaaaggagCCAGAGGAGAAGAGCCAAGAGGACACCGACAGGACAGCAG AGCTGTTGGTGGCAGTGTGCCAGCGGTTCCCTCACTCCCTCTCGCCTGACTTGCTCTTCGCCCACTGCTGCTGGGAATATGTAGTGCAGTGGAACAAAGACCCTGAG GAGGGCCAATACTTATGGTGTGCTGTGGAACATTTGAAGCTGGTCTCCAGTCCACATATCCAACTAG GTATTTCTGCAATGATGTGGAGCACGTTCATTGTCAAGCGTTTCTCAGCAGCAGCCTTCCTCCTGGAGAAG GTGGGGAAAGCGCCCAAAGATCGCTTATGTCGACGG GATGTCGGGATGGGGGACAAAGCCATGACGTCTTTCCTGGGCTGctgtgtgcagctgctgcagatccTCATGGAGGTGACTGGAGTATTGGTTAAAGATCAGAGCCATTTGTCTTTTATAGATTACTAT GCGGACTCGGCGGTGGAGGAGGTTCCCGCTCCGGAGCTGTCCGTGGAGGAGGTGTGGTGCGGGGCGGAGGGCCCTGCGTCGCTAGCCGAACTTGCCCTGGAGCAGAGGGGCGTCCACTACCCTCTGGTGCAACACCACTGCCTGGTAGCCTCCCTGCTACATGCTGCTATGACCTTCAGTCTGAAGGTCAAACCACTCAGCCTGTTTGACAGTAAG ggtAAGAATGCTTTCTTCAGAGATCTGACGACCATCCAGTTGATGCCCAGTGGAGACATGGACCCCGGTCTGGTCTCGCAAAGACAAGAG TTCCTCCTCCGGGTGCTGAGCGGCTGGGTGCAGGCTATAAATGATCCTTCCAGCTCAGCCTCGGGCACCAGGTccccctctccaccctccagTGGCCCCAAGGCTGACTGGTGGCCCTCGCTGTGTCTGGATCTGGGCTCCCTGCTGCAGGTTAACCCCGACATCCTGAGACGGCACCTCGTCTGCGAGCTCTACAACGAGGGCCTGGACCCCCGGGCTGAAGAG GTGATGTTAGAGGTGGAAGATAAGGATGTTCTGGGCTCCCAGCTGCTGGTGCTGACGGGCCAGAGGCTGAGCTACTCACTGCTGCACAGCCAGAGCCAGACGCAGGCTGCCATGGAGCTGCTGGCCCGCCTGCCCCCCACCCTCTGCACATGGCTCAAGGCTATG GACCCCAGTGAGCTGCGGTGCCCCATGGTCCCCCTGTCCCAGACCAGCAGGCTGGTCGGCCGTCTGATAGAAATCCTGCCGGAGAACCACGCCCAGTACAGCCTGGCCCTGCACCTCCTGGAGGCTGTGGAGGTCCTCACCACTGAGGGCTGA
- the rab3gap2 gene encoding rab3 GTPase-activating protein non-catalytic subunit isoform X1 produces MSCSLLEFCRLHELKTVRDYLFQSQKNEPVEEKNQTENDLSWETSEWESAWDSGENKEEEATSATMVEEEPTGQRSPWLQDCVVSLSPCSDLLVVAREQKAVFLSAKWRTDDGGREEMTLAVSWTGTLSTDEGECVSSSICIPLASQKRSSTGRPDWTCVVVGFTSGYVRFYTENGVLLLAQLLHEDPVLRLKCRTYEIPRHPGVTEQHEELSILYPAALVTIDGFSLFQSLRACRNQVARAVYVHPAAAAGSDVIQPPPLAYKKWGLQDMDTIVDHSSVGVMTLCVFDQMKNASILGGFNASVKGNPPAMSQYVTVGGGPYTGFFYAVEGSSQPLLSHVALAVASKLTSALFSAASGWLGWNKHKNEEEAVQKHKPKVEPATPLGIRFGLPDSRRHGESICLSPCNTLAGVTDDFGRVTLLDLARGIAIRMWKGYRDAQLGWLQVPEERGDREFSPSTSLPRRHALFLVIYAPRRGILEVWGMQQGPRVGAFTVGKHCRLLYAGYRLMGVNSVTSKGWQLHTQQVCLLDPVTGALRTVNIPFHLALSDKKSERAKDMHLLKKLTTVLRSRQVEPDILESEAKSALLDIKHPAIKKQALESLLSNKNAPVSCLTNITSALYDTLQQQDPEEVDPALLQLCSSQLKLLQLYTDIQHLHSAADMEACSKNQDSLEGIEDELSRVGPTLQRYAQLTLRPSVSFAQDSPDSTLPAQVFLSQMECTEDEELRVIRCSDTEWTQLGNFMFWGCLCGKSPLYKVCDTLQQAGISPQQLLSLLLSVWLQREKEVLQKPEETVRNLHTLLIALSNMKGAVEESWDPQSISPWWQQVRFTCIQSHNAAAALLAAFVAHRATKASITSRADSKLQLEWEAVSLELEQWVVCVRQLEDVLVLQTLLLVPPQGAAGGAAAQCSIKTLLEGGTGGIADSVSKWVFRHNLAPERLKEILQKKEEEDEKLEQKAGEEGKEPEEKSQEDTDRTAELLVAVCQRFPHSLSPDLLFAHCCWEYVVQWNKDPEEGQYLWCAVEHLKLVSSPHIQLGISAMMWSTFIVKRFSAAAFLLEKVGKAPKDRLCRRDVGMGDKAMTSFLGCCVQLLQILMEVTGVLVKDQSHLSFIDYYADSAVEEVPAPELSVEEVWCGAEGPASLAELALEQRGVHYPLVQHHCLVASLLHAAMTFSLKVKPLSLFDSKGKNAFFRDLTTIQLMPSGDMDPGLVSQRQEFLLRVLSGWVQAINDPSSSASGTRSPSPPSSGPKADWWPSLCLDLGSLLQVNPDILRRHLVCELYNEGLDPRAEEVMLEVEDKDVLGSQLLVLTGQRLSYSLLHSQSQTQAAMELLARLPPTLCTWLKAMDPSELRCPMVPLSQTSRLVGRLIEILPENHAQYSLALHLLEAVEVLTTEG; encoded by the exons ATGTCCTGCAGCTTATTGGAGTTTTGTCGGCTCCATGAGCTGAAAACGGTCAGGGACTACTTGTTCCAGAGTCAGAAAAACGAGCCAGTGGAGGAGAAGAATCAAACAG AAAATGACCTGTCCTGGGAGACCTCTGAGTGGGAGTCGGCATGGGATAGTGGTGAAAACAAAGAGGAGGAAGCCACTTCTGCCACAATG gtggaggaggagcccacaggtcagaggtcaccctGGCTGCAGGACTGTGTAGTGTCCCTGTCGCCCTGCTCTGACCTGCTGGTAGTGGCCCGCGAACAGAAGGCTGTCTTTCTCTCAG CTAAGTGGCGTACAGATGACGGCGGCAGAGAGGAAATGACCCTGGCTGTGTCTTGGACTGGAACCCTCAGCACGGACGAAGG agagtgtgtgagcAGCTCCATCTGTATACCTTTGGCAAGCCAGAAGAG gagctCCACAGGGCGGCCTGATTGGACATGTGTAGTCGTGGGTTTCACTTCCGGCTATGTCCGCTTCTACACAGAG AACGGAGTTCTTCTCCTGGCCCAGCTGCTGCATGAGGACCCTGTGTTGAGGCTCAAGTGTCGCACATATGAGATCCCTCGTCATCCTGGAGTGACTGAGCAg CATGAAGAGTTAAGTATCCTCTACCCTGCTGCTCTGGTCACTATCGATGGCTTCAGCCTCTTTCAGTCTCTGCGTGCCTGCAGGAACCAGGTGgcaagag CTGTGTATGTCCATccagcggcagcagcaggcagTGATGTGATCCAGCCTCCTCCCCTGGCCTATAAGAAGTGGGGTCTGCAGGACATGGACACCATTGTGGACCACAGTAGTGTGG GCGTtatgacactgtgtgtgtttgaccagATGAAGAATGCATCTATCCTGGGGGGGTTTAATGCTTCAGTCAAGGGAAACCCCCCCGCCATGAGCCAGTATGTCACTGTGGGAGGTGGGCCGTACACAGGCTTTTTCTATGCTGTAGAG GGAAGCTCccagcctctcctctctcacgtGGCTCTGGCTGTGGCCAGTAAACTCACCTCAGCCCTCTTCAGTGctgccag TGGATGGTTGGGTTGGAACAAGCACAAGAATGAAGAGGAGGCTGTTCAGAAACATAAGCCCAAGGTGGAGCCTGCTACGCCCTTGGGGATCAG GTTTGGTCTCCCAGACTCTCGTCGCCACGGGGAGTCCATCTGCCTGTCCCCCTGCAACACGCTGGCTGGAGTGACGGATGACTTTGGTCGTGTCACGCTGCTGGACTTGGCCAGGGGCATTGCCATCCGCATGTGGAAAG GTTACCGAGATGCTCAGCTGGGTTGGCTGCAGGTTCCAGAGGAGCGAGGCGATCGGGAGTTCTCCCCCTCTACCTCCCTCCCCAGACGCCATGCTTTGTTCCTGGTCATCTACGCACCCCGCAGGGGAATCCTGGAGGTGTGGGGGATGCAGCAGGGGCCTCGAGTCGGAGCTTTCACTGTGGGCAAACACTGCAG GTTGCTGTATGCTGGCTACCGTCTGATGGGGGTTAACAGTGTGACCAGTAAGGGCTGGCAGCTCCACACCCAGCAGGTGTGTCTGCTGGATCCCGTCACAGGAGCTTTGAGGACAGTGAACATCCCCTTCCACCTGGCCCTCAG TGACAAGAAGAGCGAGCGAGCCAAAGATATGCACCTGTTAAAGAAACTGACTACTGTACTCAGGAGCAGACAGGTGGAGCCTG ATATTTTGGAGAGCGAAGCCAAAAGTGCGCTGCTTGACATCAAACACCCCGCCATTAAGAAGCAg GCTTTGGAGTCTCTGCTGTCTAATAAGAATGCTCCTGTCTCATGTCTTACTAACATCACAAGCGCCTTATATGACACTCTGCAGCAACAAG ACCCTGAGGAAGTGGATCCAGCATTACTCCAGCTCTGCTCTTCACAGCTGAAATTGCTTCAGCTCTACACTGACATCCAGCACCTGCACTCTGCTGCAGACATGGAGGCCTGCTCTAAAAAT CAGGACTCCCTAGAAGGCATAGAGGATGAATTGTCCCGTGTTGGTCCTACCTTGCAGCGCTACGCCCAGCTCACCTTGAGACCCAGTGTGTCCTTCGCCCAGGACTCGCCTGACTCCACCCTGCCTGCCcaagtctttctctctcagatgGAGTGCACCGAGGACGAGGAGTTGAGGGTCATCCGCTGCTCTGATACGGAATGGACTCAGCTAG GGAACTTTATGTTCTGGGGTTGTCTGTGTGGAAAGAGCCCACTTTATAAAGTCTGTGACACACTGCAGCAGGCTGGCATCAGTCCACAGCAGCTACTG TCTCTTTTGCTAAGTGTGTGGTTgcaaagagagaaggaggtgcTGCAGAAACCAGAAGAAACTGttagaaatctacacacactACTCATCGCCCTCAGCAACatgaaag gTGCAGTTGAGGAGTCATGGGACCCCCAGTCTATTTCTCCCTGGTGGCAGCAAGTTCGCTTTACATGCATCCAGTCCCACAATGCTGCCGCTGCTCTGCTGGCTGCCTTCGTTGCTCACCGCGCTACCAAGGCTAGCATCACAAGCCGGGCTGACAGCAAG TTGCAGTTAGAGTGGGAGGCTGTGTCCCTGGAGTTGGAGCAGTGGGTTGTGTGTGTTCGCCAGCTAGAGGATGTTTTGGTGCTGCAGACTCTACTGTTGGTGCCTCCTCAGGGAGCAGCAGGAGGCGCTGCAGCACAGTGCTCCATCAAAACGCTGCTGGAGGGAGGCACAG GTGGCATTGCTGACAGTGTCTCCAAGTGGGTGTTCAGGCACAACTTGGCTCCTGAGCGACTAAAGGAAATTCTccagaagaaagaagaggaagatgaaaaaCTGGAGCAGAAGGCcggagaagaaggaaaggagCCAGAGGAGAAGAGCCAAGAGGACACCGACAGGACAGCAG AGCTGTTGGTGGCAGTGTGCCAGCGGTTCCCTCACTCCCTCTCGCCTGACTTGCTCTTCGCCCACTGCTGCTGGGAATATGTAGTGCAGTGGAACAAAGACCCTGAG GAGGGCCAATACTTATGGTGTGCTGTGGAACATTTGAAGCTGGTCTCCAGTCCACATATCCAACTAG GTATTTCTGCAATGATGTGGAGCACGTTCATTGTCAAGCGTTTCTCAGCAGCAGCCTTCCTCCTGGAGAAG GTGGGGAAAGCGCCCAAAGATCGCTTATGTCGACGG GATGTCGGGATGGGGGACAAAGCCATGACGTCTTTCCTGGGCTGctgtgtgcagctgctgcagatccTCATGGAGGTGACTGGAGTATTGGTTAAAGATCAGAGCCATTTGTCTTTTATAGATTACTAT GCGGACTCGGCGGTGGAGGAGGTTCCCGCTCCGGAGCTGTCCGTGGAGGAGGTGTGGTGCGGGGCGGAGGGCCCTGCGTCGCTAGCCGAACTTGCCCTGGAGCAGAGGGGCGTCCACTACCCTCTGGTGCAACACCACTGCCTGGTAGCCTCCCTGCTACATGCTGCTATGACCTTCAGTCTGAAGGTCAAACCACTCAGCCTGTTTGACAGTAAG ggtAAGAATGCTTTCTTCAGAGATCTGACGACCATCCAGTTGATGCCCAGTGGAGACATGGACCCCGGTCTGGTCTCGCAAAGACAAGAG TTCCTCCTCCGGGTGCTGAGCGGCTGGGTGCAGGCTATAAATGATCCTTCCAGCTCAGCCTCGGGCACCAGGTccccctctccaccctccagTGGCCCCAAGGCTGACTGGTGGCCCTCGCTGTGTCTGGATCTGGGCTCCCTGCTGCAGGTTAACCCCGACATCCTGAGACGGCACCTCGTCTGCGAGCTCTACAACGAGGGCCTGGACCCCCGGGCTGAAGAG GTGATGTTAGAGGTGGAAGATAAGGATGTTCTGGGCTCCCAGCTGCTGGTGCTGACGGGCCAGAGGCTGAGCTACTCACTGCTGCACAGCCAGAGCCAGACGCAGGCTGCCATGGAGCTGCTGGCCCGCCTGCCCCCCACCCTCTGCACATGGCTCAAGGCTATG GACCCCAGTGAGCTGCGGTGCCCCATGGTCCCCCTGTCCCAGACCAGCAGGCTGGTCGGCCGTCTGATAGAAATCCTGCCGGAGAACCACGCCCAGTACAGCCTGGCCCTGCACCTCCTGGAGGCTGTGGAGGTCCTCACCACTGAGGGCTGA